The DNA window AATAGATAAATCAATATATGAAAAACAAATCTTTTATTATATCAGATTTAATTTACAGACTTTCTTGCACACTCCCGTTAATTTTCTTTTTCCTACAATATAAATTAAATCAGTTAATGATAATACATAACTTTGAGGCATCATTACATCTGTTATATGGGAACTAATTGGGTACCCATTAGACAATCTTTTATATATACTGTGATACAGCATGTAGTCTATTCCATTATTGATCAGATTCTCTACCTCTATATCTTTTTTATTATTAAATTCTGCATACGTTATAAGTGCTCGCATTGTTTTTCCTATTCCTATATAACAAGGTACTTTTCCTAAACACCCTCCATGTTTGCATATCCCAAAATATTTCCATGTTGTTTTTTGATTACGGCCAAATAACTGATATTTTTTGATCCAGTTAAGAGCATTAATGCATTCTTTTGTATTGGATAATCCTAATCGTGTATATGCTTCTAATAACATCGCATTATAACAGGGGACAATTTCACTAATTCCTCCTAGACATGAAAAACCTTCATTTGTTGAAATTTTATTATTTATATAGTTTATCAGTTTTTCTGTGTATCTAAGATTTTCAGTATAGGGAATTTCAGATAATCCCATAATACGAAATACTGCAAATAATGGATGTTCAATGTAATTTTTGGTAAGTTTATTGACTAAAGTTGAAGTCATTAATAATTCTAATATTTTATTATCAATTTTATTATTATTATTTTCATAATCTAACCTTAAGCATAATGCTGAATCCATGAAAATTTCTCCTCTCATCATTTTTTCACATTATAGCATCAATAGAATACTTTTTATATCTTAATGTTATTTTCCGACTATCCTTTCTAATAGCATAAAAAACTTCTGTTATATTGAATTGGTATTTTGGTACAACTTTGATTTCCTCCCCCATGTAGTGAGGGTTCTTATATTTCATGTTTTTTCTACACTTAACTGATTTAAGCAGATCATCTTCGAAGTGACGGATAGAACACTAAATTGGAGAAAATATCCCAAAGTTACTTAGTTAGGTACAAAATACCATTCATTTCCTGACCATCTAACAGTGAAGGGGAAAATAACAGAATGTTCATCAACCTCTTAGCTGCTTATATTATTCATCTTCATAATAAGGAACATTCGAATCTTGCTTATAGAATTTAGGAAACTCACCTTTTACAAATACGCCGACTTTGTTTGTATGAGGATAAATAACAACATAAGGAGAAGTATTTGTATCAACATCCAAGTAAACTAACTTTTCATTTTCTGATGTATTTGTTAATCTGTGTGCTCCATCTTTGCAGGGTGGAAATACAATAACATCTCCTTCTTTAACAGAAATTCCGCCTGCTGGTGTTTCAAGAACCCCCTGCCCGCTGATAATATAGAATACCTCTTCATTCCCTGTATGATAATGGTACGGATAATTAGATTTGCCCGGAGAAAGAGAATAAAAAGTTACTGTACACTTATTTTCATGTAATAAGCCACTTACATCGTATCTGTCAAATTCATAAATCTGATTTGGTGCTGTATGCTTTGGTTCAATTTGGCTGATATTGGTTACTAAAATTTCCTTTAAAGACATACTTTAACCTCCTTGTATAATTTAAGACTTTCTTTAAATACTATCTCTTCCTCTGATATTTTAAAATCTCTGTTTTTATGATTTCTACTATTCCCTGACAGAGGTAAGAAATACTTTAGTAAAAGATTTTTATGATAACCATAAATATGGTCGCATAAGCGTTTTAAATATTATATTCCTCTGTGTATAAATTATGATTCACAAAAACCAAAAATTTATATCATATTATAAAATAAAAAAATTAGATATACCCAGTCTTTTCCATAATTTAATCTAATATTTGTTTTCATGTAAATGATATCATATTTATAAAAAAGTGCAAGTTTTTATAAGTATATTTACCTGTATCAACGTCGTAATTTTATTTTCTATATATTTTAAAACCTTCATCATCTACCTTCCCTTATACCTCCCACCAAATATCTCAAAAATAAAATCCTTAACTTCAAGACCTGCAAGTATTGCCAAAACCACTCCCGCACTAAGCCTTGTCTCAATTATCAGTTCATCTAGACTTTTTTCAGTTTCCAATAATGAAAGAATTTTCCTTTCCTCAGAACTCAAACCTGAAACTGCACCTGCCTTCTGTTTTCTTTCCCATAAAAATTCATCCGCTATATCCTTCCCGGATAATACCAGTTTCGCCTTGGACTCTCTTATTAATTTATTACACCCTCTAAATGACGGGTAATTTATAAAGCCGGGTACTGCGAAAATCTCCCTATCATGCTGAAATCCAAATTCGGCTGTTATAAGGGCGCCTCCTTTCTCATAACTTTCACACAAAAGAATCCCCTGTGAAAGTCCGGCTATTATCCTGTTTCTCCTTGGAAAATTCCACTTAAGCGGCTCACTTCCAAGCGGATACTCACTTATCAGCATCCCGCTTTCCGGTATTCTCTCCCAAAGCTTCCTGCTTTCATAAGGAAATATCCTGTCCAGACCGCTTCCTACCACTCCTATACATCTGCCGTTTTTTTTCAGCGTAAATTCGTGGGCAATGTTATCTATCCCAAGTGCCAGCCCGCTGACGATATTCACGTCATATTCGAGCAATTCCTTAAGTATACTCTCACATGAAACTTTTCCATATACGGTATTTTTTCTTGTACCTACCACACCAATATTTCTTTCATGAAACTTAACTTCTCCGGCTACATAAAGAAAAAGCGGAGGATCCTGTATATTTTTCAGATTCTCAGGATAACTGTCACTTGTGTACTCCAGCAAACTGATATTGTGTTTGTCTAAATTATCATAAAACTTCCTGTCATCATAAAGAGCAGCATGCAGTACTTTTGCTCTTATGTCTTTATCCAATATTCTGAGATTTTCATCTCGTATCAGTATTTCAAATCTTTTAAATTCTTTCATAAACCTTAATATGAGAGAATCTTTCATACCTGATTCTCTTAAATTTATCCACCCCATATCTCCCCCTTAACGAATTTCTACTTTTATATAATAACATAAAACTAATTTTAAATATATTATTTTTATTAAAATTTTAATCAATTTAAAAAAATTACATTTTTCTATCTAAAAATATGTAGAAATAACAAAAAGCTGTTAAACTCAGCAGAATTTCTTCTGTTATATTTAGCAGCTTTCAGTCTCCCATTATTCATCTGTAAATTTACATATTTTCTACTTTTTTTTCTTTTATAAAACTAAGTTCATTAATTGTCAAAACTGACAAATCAGCGATTACTTCGCCTTCTATTAAGCCTTCCTGTTCCAGCCATTTCAGGATTGAATTGACCTCCTGAAGTGTGTCCACTTCATTTGACTCATAGACTCTGTTCTTTTTTCCGGTTCTCATCCCTTTTTCAATTGTTGCCTCTACTTTATATTTTATGCTTATATGCTGAGAATAGCCACTTTTTACTAACCCGATATTCAAATCCATAATTCCCTCCAATCAAACTATATAATAGATTTCTTATAATTATCATTTTCCTGATTTTGATTATTTTCACGGTTACAGCCTGCAAGCTGACACTTTTTTCCTGACTGTCTTATAATTCCGGCTGCACTGTCTGAATTCCAAATAACTTCCGTTTTGCTCTGCTGCATATTTTTCA is part of the Sebaldella sp. S0638 genome and encodes:
- the dprA gene encoding DNA-processing protein DprA; this encodes MGWINLRESGMKDSLILRFMKEFKRFEILIRDENLRILDKDIRAKVLHAALYDDRKFYDNLDKHNISLLEYTSDSYPENLKNIQDPPLFLYVAGEVKFHERNIGVVGTRKNTVYGKVSCESILKELLEYDVNIVSGLALGIDNIAHEFTLKKNGRCIGVVGSGLDRIFPYESRKLWERIPESGMLISEYPLGSEPLKWNFPRRNRIIAGLSQGILLCESYEKGGALITAEFGFQHDREIFAVPGFINYPSFRGCNKLIRESKAKLVLSGKDIADEFLWERKQKAGAVSGLSSEERKILSLLETEKSLDELIIETRLSAGVVLAILAGLEVKDFIFEIFGGRYKGR
- a CDS encoding cupin domain-containing protein — translated: MSLKEILVTNISQIEPKHTAPNQIYEFDRYDVSGLLHENKCTVTFYSLSPGKSNYPYHYHTGNEEVFYIISGQGVLETPAGGISVKEGDVIVFPPCKDGAHRLTNTSENEKLVYLDVDTNTSPYVVIYPHTNKVGVFVKGEFPKFYKQDSNVPYYEDE